The Zingiber officinale cultivar Zhangliang chromosome 9A, Zo_v1.1, whole genome shotgun sequence genome window below encodes:
- the LOC122018576 gene encoding E3 ubiquitin-protein ligase RMA1-like codes for MAHGVGVCSCAQAMDKPSMKEPPSNSSTLGVTEPARSVDACFDCNICFDCAVEPVVTLCGHLYCWPCVYQWMQLESISHKQCPVCKARLSQDTLVPLYGCGRLQQTAAKGDSDVPRRPTTRMPYDHAPFSYPMHQQQPQFHQDNGHVSGSFGPGGFVSDDPPFVSGIHGESLHHEQSYYLTLNGKSTRLRQLMHLECLLHQIWIFLFLCVVVCLLLF; via the coding sequence ATGGCTCACGGCGTCGGTGTCTGCTCCTGTGCTCAGGCAATGGACAAACCTTCAATGAAAGAACCACCCTCGAATTCCAGCACATTAGGTGTCACCGAACCAGCACGATCGGTGGACGCCTGTTTCGACTGCAATATCTGCTTCGACTGCGCGGTAGAGCCGGTCGTCACGCTCTGTGGCCATCTCTACTGTTGGCCTTGCGTCTACCAGTGGATGCAACTTGAAAGCATCTCGCATAAGCAGTGCCCCGTGTGCAAGGCCCGTCTCTCCCAAGACACTCTTGTCCCGCTCTACGGCTGCGGACGACTCCAACAGACCGCAGCCAAGGGAGACTCTGATGTTCCACGACGTCCAACAACCCGCATGCCCTATGATCATGCTCCATTCTCTTATCCAATGCATCAGCAGCAGCCGCAATTCCACCAGGACAACGGACATGTATCAGGGTCTTTTGGGCCCGGCGGCTTCGTTAGCGACGATCCCCCATTTGTTTCGGGCATCCACGGAGAAAGTTTACACCATGAGCAATCTTACTATCTGACACTGAATGGGAAGAGTACCAGGCTTAGGCAGTTGATGCATTTGGAATGCTTACTGCATCAGATTTGGATCTTCCTCTTCTTGTGTGTTGTAGTATGTCTTCTGCTGTTCTAG
- the LOC122018575 gene encoding uncharacterized protein LOC122018575 yields the protein MALGIHSAGYCGAARRLYGSSKTRWRIVAAATPDGATEAEIRVCVNRTCGRQGSREILAVFSSICPPGVSVISCGCLGRCGGGPNLAVLPAGALIGHCGTAAKAAQILAEICGPGFDPRRNLEALALSKEAEAALEKGNAAEAESLLSQAIDLQPSGGVHLIYKSRSSVRLTMGDKIGALEDAKRASLLAPNFAQAYICEGDVLLAMEEWNGAEEAYSVALQLDPSIRRSKSFKARVAKLQEKLVVLDASS from the exons ATGGCGCTCGGTATCCACTCAGCTGGTTACTGCGGCGCCGCCCGCCGCCTCTACGGTTCATCCAAGACCAGGTGGCGGATCGTGGCCGCTGCTACTCCAGACGGAGCAACGGAGGCTGAGATTAGGGTCTGCGTCAACCGGACCTGCGGGCGACAGGGATCCCGGGAGATCCTTGCCGTTTTCTCCTCCATATGCCCTCCAGGCGTATCTGTGATCTCCTGCGGCTGTCTCGGTCGGTGCGGAGGCGGTCCCAACCTCGCCGTCCTCCCCGCGGGGGCCCTGATCGGCCACTGCGGCACCGCCGCTAAGGCTGCCCAGATCCTGGCCGAGATCTGCGGACCGGGGTTCGATCCTCGAAGGAACCTCGAGGCGCTTGCTCTCAGCAAGGAGGCGGAGGCCGCGCTCGAGAAGGGGAACGCCGCCGAGGCCGAGTCGCTCCTTTCCCAG GCCATTGATCTTCAGCCTTCTGGTGGTGTGCATCTCATATACAAAAGCAG GTCTTCAGTGAGATTAACAATGGGAGATAAAATTGGTGCTCTTGAAGATGCTAAAAGAGCTTCTCTTTTAGCTCCTAATTTCGCACAG GCATACATATGCGAAGGTGATGTACTATTGGCAATGGAAGAATGGAATGGTGCAGAGGAGGCATATTCAGTCGCTTTGCAGCTTGATCCATCGATTCGCCGTTCCAAATCTTTCAAG GCTCGGGTCGCAAAACTCCAGGAGAAACTTGTAGTTTTAGATGCTTCATCTTGA
- the LOC122018574 gene encoding pentatricopeptide repeat-containing protein At1g50270-like has translation MASILQIKSLTASSWNSILRRHSRLAGHCTAFAQFKLMLREGVVPDKHTFPLLLKIVSGHGGIGLDQIHAQIWKFGYTTDSFVRNSLVSAYAKRGRLPIARNLFDEMPTRDPVPWTALMRGCIQESRPSDALELFHEMRCLGVEIDEVVIVSVLKCCGLLGDVWLGMCVHGFYIACGRVKWDLFIGSALVDMYSTCGRCDDARRLFDEMPHRNVVTWSTMVAGYVQCNRPADALCLFRNMLVEGETPNEVTIVSALTSCARTGALVQGRWIHGCLNRSKLETNSFVGTALIDMYSKCGCIDEAVAVFNRLPHKDVYPWTALINGLAIHGCAAECLDLFSRMIKSGVQPNEVTFIGVLSACSHRGLVDQGTYHFDSMLTDYGVEPRMEHYGCMVDLFGRAGLFEEALNLIRRMPLEPSAGVWGALLNACIIHRNYKLGERVGQHLVKLEPDHSGRYALLANLYSLAKKPGSDADLRKAMKGRRLEKMRGSSWIEVDSALREFVATDVTHPESKEIYRTLDEISTVMKLES, from the coding sequence ATGGCATCTATCCTCCAGATCAAATCACTCACGGCTTCTTCGTGGAACTCCATCTTGAGACGCCACTCGCGGCTCGCTGGTCACTGCACAGCCTTCGCCCAGTTCAAGCTAATGCTCCGAGAAGGCGTGGTTCCCGACAAGCACACCTTTCCTCTCCTCCTCAAAATCGTCTCCGGTCATGGCGGCATCGGCCTGGATCAAATCCACGCCCAGATCTGGAAGTTTGGGTACACCACCGACTCGTTCGTTCGGAATTCTTTGGTATCTGCCTACGCCAAGCGCGGCCGTTTACCCATCGCCCGCAATCTGTTCGACGAAATGCCAACGAGAGACCCCGTCCCTTGGACTGCGTTGATGCGCGGTTGCATACAGGAGAGTCGACCGTCTGATGCTCTGGAACTATTTCACGAGATGAGATGTTTGGGCGTTGAGATCGACGAGGTGGTTATCGTCAGTGTGCTCAAGTGCTGCGGACTGCTAGGGGACGTCTGGCTTGGCATGTGCGTCCATGGTTTCTACATCGCGTGTGGGAGAGTGAAGTGGGATCTGTTCATTGGAAGTGCTCTTGTGGATATGTACTCTACGTGCGGGCGTTGCGATGATGCAAGGCGTCTGTTCGACGAAATGCCTCACCGAAATGTGGTCACTTGGAGCACCATGGTTGCGGGATATGTTCAGTGCAATAGACCGGCAGATGCGCTATGTTTGTTCCGTAATATGCTCGTCGAAGGTGAAACACCAAACGAAGTTACCATCGTCAGTGCTTTGACATCCTGCGCGCGAACGGGGGCTCTGGTTCAAGGAAGGTGGATCCATGGATGCCTGAACAGAAGCAAGCTAGAAACAAACTCATTCGTTGGGACGGCACTAATAGATATGTACTCGAAATGTGGATGCATAGACGAAGCTGTTGCGGTATTTAACCGCTTGCCGCACAAGGATGTATACCCTTGGACTGCCTTGATCAATGGTTTGGCAATTCATGGATGTGCCGCAGAATGTTTGGATCTCTTCTCTCGGATGATAAAGAGCGGAGTGCAACCCAATGAGGTTACTTTCATAGGTGTTCTTTCTGCGTGTTCTCATCGGGGACTTGTAGATCAAGGCACATACCATTTCGACTCTATGCTAACAGATTACGGCGTCGAGCCTAGGATGGAGCACTACGGCTGTATGGTCGACCTCTTTGGGCGCGCAGGGCTGTTCGAGGAAGCATTGAATTTGATTCGAAGGATGCCTCTTGAGCCGAGTGCTGGAGTATGGGGAGCTCTGCTGAATGCCTGCATCATCCACAGAAACTACAAGTTGGGTGAAAGAGTAGGACAGCATCTGGTTAAATTAGAGCCGGATCACAGTGGCAGATATGCTCTTTTGGCTAACCTCTACTCGCTTGCGAAGAAACCGGGTAGTGATGCTGATCTAAGGAAAGCCATGAAGGGGAGAAGGTTGGAGAAGATGAGAGGGTCCAGTTGGATCGAAGTCGATAGCGCCCTTCGTGAATTCGTTGCCACGGACGTGACACATCCAGAATCCAAGGAGATATATCGAACTCTGGACGAGATAAGCACTGTGATGAAGCTCGAAAGCTAA
- the LOC122018573 gene encoding protein PLASTID MOVEMENT IMPAIRED 1-like produces the protein MAGGGKDSNAQLLHELDALTHTMYQSHTARRTASLVLPRGGAGGTTSTGDAVTAPAPSEPRPRSRRMSMSPWRSRPKSQNEAEHGDADDRRPPAKQQSLPSATEAADKKGIWGWKPMRALSHIGMQRLSCLFSVEVVAIQGLPASMNGLRLLVSVRKKETKEGALQTMPSRVLQGAADFEETLFVRCHVYCTGRPLKFEPRPFLIFAMAIDAPELDFGRSTVDLSQMVKESMEKSFEGARVRQWNSSFPLAGKAKGGEIVVKLSFQIMEDGGVGLYKQPESGGGRSKGKESSFSFARKKTKSSFSISSPKITRSDLERPLTLTESSAVDPNEIEEFSLDDPAPQAPPQNPDDLDLPDFEVVDKGIEIQGEKEKRNEAEEEEEEAESVEAASAASSEVVKEVVVHDSAHLNRLTELDAIAQQIKALESLMIKDEINPSKEEQEGESQPLDAEEDAVTREFLQLLELEGEEDLALNLFDKIPQPETDLGKGNDAGDKGVYVSDLGKGLGSVVQTRDGGYLAATNPFDAPVARKETPKLAMQISKPFILGDQNLTSGFDLFQKLASIGVEELGAKLQSLTSMDELMGKTAEQIAFEGMASSIISGRSKEGASSSAAKTVALLKTMAAALGDGRKERILTGIWNAREEPVAAEEILAFALQKIEAMAVEALKIQAGMAEEEAPFEVSAVLPNKAEKHPLDSAIPPEGWESTLAGAKSVTMLVVVQLRDPLRRYETVGAPAIAVIQASKLEAGGRDEEEEEAKYKVGSLHVGGMRMRTGGGARRSGWDGERPRLTARQWLVAYGLGKAGKKKAASAAAGKEAVWSLSSRIMADMWLKPMRNPDVKIPDQ, from the coding sequence ATGGCCGGCGGCGGCAAAGATTCCAACGCGCAACTCCTCCACGAGCTGGACGCGCTCACCCACACCATGTACCAGTCCCACACCGCCCGCCGCACCGCCTCACTCGTTCTTCCCCGCGGCGGTGCCGGAGGCACCACCAGCACCGGAGATGCCGTCACGGCCCCTGCACCCTCCGAGCCTCGGCCTCGGTCCCGCCGCATGTCCATGTCCCCCTGGCGCTCTCGCCCCAAGTCGCAGAACGAGGCAGAACATGGGGACGCGGACGACCGCCGTCCGCCGGCGAAGCAGCAAAGTCTGCCTTCGGCGACGGAGGCTGCGGATAAGAAGGGGATATGGGGATGGAAGCCGATGCGCGCGCTGTCCCACATCGGAATGCAGCGACTGAGTTGCCTTTTCTCCGTGGAGGTGGTGGCGATCCAGGGCCTGCCGGCGTCCATGAACGGCCTCCGCCTATTGGTCTCCGTCCGCAAGAAGGAGACCAAGGAGGGCGCGTTGCAGACGATGCCATCGCGGGTGCTGCAGGGGGCCGCCGACTTCGAGGAGACGCTCTTCGTCCGCTGCCACGTGTACTGCACTGGGAGGCCGCTCAAGTTCGAACCACGGCCGTTTTTAATCTTCGCGATGGCGATCGACGCACCCGAGCTCGACTTCGGGCGGAGCACGGTAGACCTAAGCCAGATGGTGAAGGAGTCCATGGAGAAGAGCTTCGAAGGGGCGCGGGTGCGGCAGTGGAACTCGAGCTTCCCTCTCGCCGGAAAGGCCAAGGGAGGCGAGATCGTCGTCAAGTTGAGCTTCCAGATTATGGAGGACGGCGGCGTCGGGCTATACAAGCAACCGGAGAGCGGTGGTGGCCGGAGCAAGGGCAAGGAGTCTTCCTTCTCCTTCGCTCGCAAGAAGACCAAGTCCTCCTTCAGCATTTCGAGCCCAAAGATCACGAGGTCGGACTTGGAGAGACCTCTGACACTGACGGAGTCTTCAGCCGTTGATCCAAACGAAATCGAAGAGTTCAGCCTCGATGACCCCGCGCCGCAGGCCCCGCCTCAAAATCCCGACGACCTCGACCTCCCGGATTTTGAAGTCGTAGATAAAGGAATCGAGATACAGGGAGAGAAAGAAAAGCGGaatgaagcagaggaagaggaggaagaagccgaGTCCGTGGAGGCGGCGTCGGCTGCGTCGAGCGAAGTGGTCAAAGAGGTGGTGGTGCACGACAGCGCTCACCTCAACCGCCTCACTGAGCTTGACGCCATCGCTCAGCAGATCAAAGCTCTCGAGTCATTGATGATTAAAGACGAGATCAACCCCTCGAAGGAGGAGCAAGAAGGTGAGTCCCAGCCACTGGATGCGGAGGAAGACGCGGTGACGAGAGAATTCCTTCAATTGCTCGAGCTCGAGGGCGAGGAGGACCTAGCACTCAATCTGTTCGATAAAATTCCTCAACCAGAAACAGATCTAGGAAAAGGCAACGACGCCGGCGATAAGGGCGTCTACGTCTCAGACCTCGGAAAAGGTTTGGGTTCCGTGGTGCAGACGCGGGACGGCGGGTACTTGGCCGCCACCAATCCGTTCGACGCGCCGGTGGCGAGAAAGGAGACACCAAAGCTGGCAATGCAGATCTCCAAGCCGTTCATCCTCGGTGATCAGAATCTCACCAGTGGATTCGATCTGTTTCAAAAGCTGGCTTCGATCGGTGTAGAGGAACTCGGCGCAAAGTTGCAGTCTTTGACGTCGATGGACGAGCTGATGGGGAAGACGGCGGAGCAGATCGCGTTCGAGGGCATGGCGTCGTCGATCATCAGCGGGAGGAGCAAGGAGGGGGCGAGCTCCAGCGCGGCCAAGACCGTGGCGTTGCTGAAGACGATGGCGGCAGCGCTGGGCGATGGCCGGAAAGAGAGGATCTTGACGGGGATTTGGAATGCGAGGGAAGAGCCGGTGGCTGCGGAGGAGATTCTGGCCTTCGCGTTGCAGAAGATCGAGGCGATGGCTGTGGAAGCCCTAAAAATCCAGGCCGGGATGGCGGAGGAGGAAGCCCCTTTCGAGGTCTCCGCTGTCCTCCCGAACAAAGCGGAGAAACACCCGTTGGACTCGGCGATTCCGCCGGAAGGGTGGGAATCGACTCTCGCCGGAGCGAAGTCGGTGACGATGCTAGTGGTAGTGCAGCTGAGGGATCCGCTGCGGCGGTACGAGACAGTGGGGGCTCCGGCGATCGCAGTGATCCAGGCGTCAAAGTTGGAAGCAGGAGGAAgggacgaggaggaggaggaggcaaaATATAAGGTCGGGAGTTTGCACGTGGGAGGGATGCGGATGAGGACAGGGGGAGGAGCGCGGCGGAGCGGGTGGGACGGGGAGAGGCCGAGACTGACGGCGAGGCAGTGGCTGGTGGCGTACGGACTGGGAAAGGCGGGGAAGAAGAAGGCGGCGTCGGCAGCGGCGGGGAAGGAGGCAGTGTGGAGCTTGTCGTCGAGGATAATGGCCGACATGTGGCTGAAGCCGATGAGGAATCCGGACGTGAAGATTCCCGATCAGTAA